Proteins encoded together in one Camelina sativa cultivar DH55 chromosome 9, Cs, whole genome shotgun sequence window:
- the LOC104710245 gene encoding uncharacterized protein LOC104710245 isoform X1, giving the protein MDRAEEAEQEEEFSDWVVLQTSPSDASTPPNSPILQTSHLRENSTDDDDDDKDFVVSVVGEEENESSSPVNLSLPWRVIETAKKRLIKDSVCFFQAVERVRCSYLTRRRVLWSLTVIGGFSLVLSLVYVKVVRWWRRLQEEKLRFLPLLLREKDQKIKELMVEIGRLNELLSSRRRVRVVRIM; this is encoded by the exons ATGGACAGAGCAGAGGAGgcagagcaagaagaagagtttaGCGATTGGGTAGTTCTACAAACCTCACCAAGTGACGCATCTACCCCTCCAAACTCACCGATATTACAAACAAGCCATCTACGTGAAAATTCAaccgacgacgacgacgatgataaAGATTTTGTTGTCTCTGtcgtcggagaagaagaaaatgaatctTCCTCCCCCGTGAATCTTTCGCTTCCGTGGCGTGTGATCGAAACTGCCAAAAAGCGATTGATCAAGGACTCAGTGTGCTTCTTCCAGGCCGTGGAGAGGGTACGTTGTAGTTACCTGACAAGAAGAAGGGTACTTTGGTCATTAACAGTCATTGGAGGTTTCTCGTTGGTCTTGAGCCTTGTTTACGTGAAGGTCGTGAGATGGTGGAGACGATTACAAGAAGAGAAGCTGAGGTTTCTGCCTCTTCTGCTTAGAGAGAAAGATCAG aAAATAAAGGAGCTTATGGTTGAAATTGGGAGACTGAACGAGTTGTTATCATCAAGACGCAGAGTTCGAGTGGTTCGAATCATGTGA
- the LOC104710245 gene encoding uncharacterized protein LOC104710245 isoform X2 codes for MDRAEEAEQEEEFSDWVVLQTSPSDASTPPNSPILQTSHLRENSTDDDDDDKDFVVSVVGEEENESSSPVNLSLPWRVIETAKKRLIKDSVCFFQAVERVRCSYLTRRRVLWSLTVIGGFSLVLSLVYVKVVRWWRRLQEEKLRFLPLLLREKDQILNCYFVENKGAYG; via the exons ATGGACAGAGCAGAGGAGgcagagcaagaagaagagtttaGCGATTGGGTAGTTCTACAAACCTCACCAAGTGACGCATCTACCCCTCCAAACTCACCGATATTACAAACAAGCCATCTACGTGAAAATTCAaccgacgacgacgacgatgataaAGATTTTGTTGTCTCTGtcgtcggagaagaagaaaatgaatctTCCTCCCCCGTGAATCTTTCGCTTCCGTGGCGTGTGATCGAAACTGCCAAAAAGCGATTGATCAAGGACTCAGTGTGCTTCTTCCAGGCCGTGGAGAGGGTACGTTGTAGTTACCTGACAAGAAGAAGGGTACTTTGGTCATTAACAGTCATTGGAGGTTTCTCGTTGGTCTTGAGCCTTGTTTACGTGAAGGTCGTGAGATGGTGGAGACGATTACAAGAAGAGAAGCTGAGGTTTCTGCCTCTTCTGCTTAGAGAGAAAGATCAG attttaaattgttattttgtagaAAATAAAGGAGCTTATGGTTGA
- the LOC109126623 gene encoding uncharacterized protein LOC109126623, giving the protein MVPRIVHEWLTYVASKVYGKLSFGKSAEEPNIPVTATTLRSRRSRVDFVFVDNEAQEITNESQEIPNVSTTSQELPSSSSSPTTLIAHSSERSNSLRSIVIQ; this is encoded by the exons atggttccAAGAATAGTGCATGAATGGTTAACATACGTAG CTTCAAAAGTTTATGGAAAACTCAGCTTTGGAAAATCAGCAGAGGAACCAAACATTCCTGTTACTGCTACTACTTTAAGATCAC GTCGATCAAGAGTAGACTTTGTCTTTGTGGACAATGAAGCACAAGAGATAACAAATGAATCACAAGAGATACCAAATGTGTCTACGACATCACAAGAACTTccatcttcatcctcttctcctACTACTTTAATAGCGCATAGTAGTGAACGTTCGAATTCACTACGATCTATAGTTATTCAGTAA